From Rhodopseudomonas palustris, a single genomic window includes:
- a CDS encoding PIN domain-containing protein → MTAFFDTNILVYAQETGAKADRARAVLGGGGRLSVQVLNEFTVVVQRKLGRGWREIAEAIDDALAVSGPPLPLTHDLHVAARVLAETCKLSFYDALIVAAAKEAGCDVLYSEDLQHGRSFGTLRVENPFLAGTT, encoded by the coding sequence GTGACGGCTTTCTTCGATACTAACATTCTAGTCTATGCTCAGGAAACGGGCGCGAAAGCGGACCGTGCACGGGCCGTCTTGGGCGGCGGTGGCAGGCTCAGCGTTCAAGTCTTGAACGAGTTCACCGTCGTGGTGCAGCGCAAGCTCGGCCGGGGGTGGAGGGAGATCGCCGAGGCTATCGACGACGCTCTGGCTGTGTCAGGGCCGCCACTGCCTCTGACGCACGATCTGCACGTTGCCGCTCGCGTGCTCGCTGAGACGTGCAAGCTGTCCTTCTACGACGCGCTGATCGTCGCGGCCGCCAAAGAGGCCGGGTGCGATGTGCTGTACAGCGAAGACCTGCAGCACGGCCGTAGCTTCGGCACGCTGCGTGTTGAAAATCCATTCCTTGCGGGCACGACGTAA
- a CDS encoding class I SAM-dependent methyltransferase yields the protein MAEPARTAPAVDFVGGAVGYRLRSQAGRSHALLKATGVSPTRSLHVIDATAGLGRDAFLLASIGATVTLIERVPEVHALLSDALQAARAESDELAAIVGRMTLLHGDARALLPTMQADVITIDPMHPPRTKTALVKQEMRLLRDLVGADPDVGDLLAAALSADCGRVVLKWPLRAAAPPAPRKPSHQIAGKTVRYDVYVRPRVGAGLQARGA from the coding sequence ATGGCCGAACCGGCCCGCACCGCGCCCGCCGTCGATTTCGTCGGCGGCGCGGTCGGCTATCGGCTTCGCTCCCAGGCCGGACGCAGCCACGCGCTGCTGAAGGCCACCGGCGTCTCGCCGACGCGGTCCCTGCATGTCATCGACGCCACCGCCGGTCTCGGCCGCGATGCCTTCCTGCTCGCCTCGATCGGCGCGACGGTGACGCTGATCGAGCGGGTGCCGGAGGTCCACGCGCTGCTCTCAGACGCGCTCCAGGCCGCGCGCGCCGAGAGTGACGAGCTCGCGGCGATCGTCGGCCGGATGACGCTGCTGCACGGCGATGCCCGCGCGCTGCTGCCGACGATGCAGGCCGACGTCATCACCATCGACCCGATGCACCCGCCGCGCACCAAGACCGCGCTGGTCAAGCAGGAGATGCGGCTGCTGCGCGACCTCGTCGGCGCCGATCCGGATGTCGGCGATCTTCTGGCCGCGGCGCTGTCGGCCGATTGCGGCCGCGTCGTGCTGAAATGGCCGCTGCGCGCCGCCGCGCCGCCAGCGCCGCGAAAACCTTCGCATCAGATCGCCGGCAAGACCGTGCGCTACGACGTGTATGTTCGCCCGCGTGTCGGCGCCGGGCTGCAGGCGCGGGGCGCCTGA
- a CDS encoding efflux RND transporter periplasmic adaptor subunit, producing the protein MNKPGAFRRAVVVGCLLLAAGASYWGWQRIQGERSAGPGEASHAQSGRPAPKAGGARSASVPVTVATAQKTDFPVYLSGLGTVQGFNTVVVRSRVDGQLDQIAFKEGQMVQAGDLLAQIDPRPFQATLDQAKAKKAQDEANLANAKLDLSRSVRLGEFATKQQTDTQRSTVQQLTAQIEADEAAIANAQTQLDYATIKAPISGVTGLRQVDKGNIVNAASQTGIVTIAQIEPIAVIFTAPEERVFDINRALAAHPLQVIALSTDGKTTFAEDGTLAVVNNQVDSNSGTVRLKAVFANKNHALWPGLSVQTRLLVKTLKDVVVVPNDAVQHGSEGLYAYAVDADNKAELRKIVVGAANDHSTVIERGLEPGDRVVVGGQYKVKPGTPLAFKVADNETVPSAVAAGK; encoded by the coding sequence ATGAACAAACCCGGCGCCTTTCGCAGGGCTGTCGTCGTCGGCTGCCTGCTGCTCGCAGCGGGAGCTTCGTATTGGGGATGGCAGCGCATCCAGGGCGAGCGCTCCGCCGGACCGGGCGAGGCTTCGCACGCGCAATCCGGTCGACCGGCCCCGAAGGCGGGCGGGGCTCGCAGCGCGTCGGTTCCCGTCACGGTGGCGACGGCGCAGAAGACCGACTTTCCGGTGTATCTCAGCGGGCTCGGCACCGTGCAGGGCTTCAACACCGTGGTGGTGCGCTCGCGGGTCGACGGACAGCTCGACCAGATCGCCTTCAAGGAAGGCCAGATGGTTCAGGCCGGCGATCTGCTCGCGCAGATCGACCCGCGGCCGTTCCAGGCGACGCTGGATCAGGCCAAGGCCAAGAAGGCTCAGGACGAGGCCAATCTGGCCAATGCCAAGCTCGATCTCAGCCGCTCGGTTCGGCTCGGCGAGTTCGCCACCAAACAGCAGACCGACACCCAGCGCTCGACCGTGCAGCAGCTCACCGCGCAGATCGAGGCCGACGAAGCGGCGATCGCCAATGCCCAGACCCAGCTCGATTACGCCACGATCAAGGCGCCGATCTCCGGCGTCACCGGGCTGCGCCAGGTCGACAAGGGCAACATCGTCAACGCCGCCAGCCAGACCGGCATCGTCACCATCGCGCAGATCGAGCCGATCGCGGTGATCTTCACCGCGCCCGAAGAGCGGGTGTTCGACATCAACCGTGCACTCGCCGCGCATCCGTTGCAGGTGATCGCACTCTCCACCGACGGCAAGACCACTTTCGCCGAAGACGGCACGCTGGCGGTGGTCAACAATCAGGTCGACAGCAACAGCGGCACGGTGCGGCTGAAGGCGGTGTTCGCCAACAAGAACCACGCGCTGTGGCCCGGCCTGTCGGTGCAGACCCGGCTGCTGGTGAAGACCTTGAAGGACGTCGTGGTGGTCCCGAACGATGCGGTCCAGCACGGCAGCGAAGGGCTGTACGCCTATGCGGTCGACGCCGACAACAAAGCCGAGCTGCGCAAGATCGTGGTCGGCGCCGCCAACGACCACAGCACGGTGATCGAGCGCGGCCTCGAACCCGGTGACCGCGTCGTGGTCGGCGGCCAGTACAAGGTCAAACCCGGTACGCCGCTGGCGTTCAAGGTCGCCGACAACGAGACCGTCCCGTCCGCCGTGGCCGCCGGGAAATAG
- the dctP gene encoding TRAP transporter substrate-binding protein DctP: MLKGAAAAAAAPALIGTAHAQQTVTWKVQAHWPKASGSFNDSLGVLAKELEERTGGRFKLETYGAGEIAKDREIYNVVRRGVVPMGTISPAYILGEAQAMGLFYGVPGTLRESWEMMHLTKNLGIEKMVNEELRPKGVMMMAEKAYPTEVVLKRKVTSAADLGSLKIRSAGTMLEYLAAAGSSPQQIAGPEIYQAISTGVVDGAHWGAAIGALSMKFWEVAKFHMKPALGFANDCYIVNIAALDKLPPDLRLQFVSLVEERYFRRSVEYLNQEAVALTTGKTKMDVEVVRFPDDVLKKFADASSQILKKEAAKGDVAQKGTEALTKLMTDLGYV; this comes from the coding sequence ATGCTCAAGGGAGCGGCGGCCGCTGCCGCAGCGCCCGCATTGATCGGCACCGCACACGCTCAGCAGACCGTGACCTGGAAGGTGCAGGCGCACTGGCCGAAAGCGTCGGGCTCGTTCAACGACAGCCTCGGCGTGCTGGCGAAGGAACTCGAGGAGCGCACCGGCGGCCGTTTCAAGCTGGAGACCTACGGCGCGGGCGAAATCGCCAAGGACCGCGAGATCTACAACGTGGTTCGGCGCGGTGTCGTCCCGATGGGGACGATCTCGCCGGCCTATATCCTCGGCGAAGCCCAGGCGATGGGGCTGTTCTACGGCGTGCCGGGAACGCTGCGCGAATCCTGGGAGATGATGCATCTCACCAAGAACCTCGGCATCGAGAAGATGGTCAACGAGGAGCTGCGCCCCAAGGGCGTGATGATGATGGCCGAGAAGGCCTATCCGACCGAAGTGGTGCTGAAGAGGAAAGTGACGTCGGCGGCCGATCTCGGTTCGCTGAAAATCCGCTCGGCCGGCACGATGCTGGAATATCTGGCGGCCGCCGGTTCCTCGCCGCAGCAGATCGCCGGCCCGGAGATCTATCAGGCGATCTCGACCGGCGTCGTCGACGGCGCGCATTGGGGCGCTGCGATCGGCGCGTTGTCGATGAAGTTCTGGGAAGTGGCCAAGTTCCACATGAAGCCGGCACTCGGCTTCGCCAACGACTGCTACATCGTCAACATCGCGGCGCTCGACAAGCTGCCGCCCGATCTCAGGCTGCAGTTCGTGTCGCTGGTCGAAGAGCGCTATTTCCGCAGGTCGGTCGAGTATCTGAATCAGGAAGCGGTGGCGCTCACCACCGGCAAGACCAAGATGGATGTCGAGGTCGTGCGGTTCCCGGATGACGTGCTGAAGAAGTTCGCCGATGCGTCCAGTCAGATCCTGAAGAAGGAAGCCGCCAAGGGCGACGTCGCCCAGAAGGGCACGGAGGCGCTGACCAAGCTGATGACCGACCTCGGCTATGTCTGA
- a CDS encoding TRAP transporter small permease subunit — MLNVARAITRLNYWVAMVAAWLIAPIFVLLMADVIMRYVVGSAAIWTAELAQLVFGVYAVIGGGYLLAERAHVNVDIIYGRFSPAQKAKVDLATSLLFFLFMAVLIWQGTDMAWESAAKFETSSSIWNPPVWPVKLAIPVAGVLLLLQGLVRIVSDVRTVMGLPNDPDTFGKQAVDGPSH; from the coding sequence ATGCTGAACGTCGCAAGAGCCATTACGCGGCTGAACTACTGGGTTGCGATGGTCGCCGCGTGGCTGATCGCACCGATCTTCGTGTTGCTGATGGCCGACGTGATCATGCGCTACGTCGTCGGCAGCGCCGCGATCTGGACAGCCGAGCTCGCTCAGCTCGTGTTCGGCGTCTATGCGGTGATCGGCGGCGGCTATCTGCTGGCCGAGCGCGCGCACGTCAATGTCGACATCATCTACGGCAGGTTCAGCCCGGCGCAGAAGGCCAAGGTCGATCTCGCCACCTCGTTGCTGTTCTTCCTGTTCATGGCGGTGCTGATCTGGCAGGGCACCGACATGGCGTGGGAATCCGCGGCGAAGTTCGAGACCTCGTCGAGCATTTGGAATCCGCCGGTGTGGCCGGTGAAGCTGGCGATCCCGGTCGCGGGCGTGCTGCTGTTGTTGCAGGGGCTGGTGCGGATCGTTTCGGACGTCCGCACCGTGATGGGGCTTCCGAACGATCCCGACACGTTCGGCAAGCAGGCTGTCGACGGCCCCTCTCATTGA
- a CDS encoding TRAP transporter large permease, giving the protein MSVEVLTLLFFGSLLVFLFIGTPLVFTLGGISVVFLYFTMGPVGFYLVASKFWDSMTSFTLIAIPMYVYMAMLLEKSGVAQDLYRMMHVWFGAVRGGLAIGTVAICAIFAAMSGISGAAVVTMGTIALPRMLERGYDKRLAVGAINAGGGWGILIPPSILMVLYALLTEVSVGRLFASGIGPGILLFVLVSVYIFVRAWLNPAMAPALPVEERGDWGLKLRSLGAVFLPLFIVFLVLGAIFGGFATPTEAAALGVFGALIASAVHRKLSFSVLHDAAVQTLRLTALVMWILFAAHAFSTAYTTLGANELMNHMMSLIPGGQWGALAFMLAVLLLLGMVLDPVGIMLITLPVFLPVVQLYGWDPIWFGVIFIIMMEIGYMTPPFGFNLFYLKAVAPPDVTMSDIYWSVIPYVLVTMLGVLIIIAIPDIALYFPNLFFGRPG; this is encoded by the coding sequence GTGTCAGTGGAAGTTCTTACTCTTCTGTTCTTCGGTTCGCTGCTGGTGTTCCTGTTCATCGGCACGCCGCTGGTGTTCACGCTCGGCGGCATTTCGGTGGTCTTCCTGTATTTCACCATGGGGCCGGTCGGGTTCTATCTGGTGGCGTCGAAATTCTGGGATTCGATGACGAGCTTCACGCTCATCGCCATCCCGATGTACGTCTACATGGCGATGCTGCTGGAGAAATCCGGCGTCGCGCAAGATCTCTACCGGATGATGCACGTCTGGTTCGGCGCGGTCCGCGGCGGTCTGGCGATCGGCACCGTGGCGATCTGCGCGATCTTCGCGGCGATGAGCGGCATCAGCGGCGCCGCGGTGGTGACGATGGGGACGATCGCGCTGCCGCGCATGCTGGAGCGCGGCTACGACAAGCGGCTCGCGGTCGGTGCGATCAATGCCGGCGGCGGCTGGGGCATCCTGATCCCGCCGTCGATCCTGATGGTGCTGTACGCACTGCTGACCGAGGTGTCGGTCGGCCGGCTGTTCGCCTCGGGCATCGGCCCCGGCATCCTGCTGTTCGTACTGGTGTCGGTCTACATCTTCGTGCGCGCCTGGCTGAATCCCGCGATGGCGCCGGCGCTGCCGGTGGAGGAGCGCGGCGATTGGGGGCTGAAGCTGCGCTCGCTCGGCGCGGTGTTCCTGCCGCTGTTCATCGTGTTCCTGGTGCTCGGCGCGATCTTCGGCGGCTTCGCGACGCCGACCGAGGCCGCGGCGCTCGGCGTGTTCGGCGCGCTGATCGCCTCGGCGGTGCATCGCAAATTGTCGTTCTCGGTGCTGCACGACGCTGCGGTGCAGACCCTGCGGCTGACGGCGCTGGTGATGTGGATCCTGTTCGCCGCGCACGCGTTCTCGACCGCCTACACCACGCTCGGCGCCAACGAGCTGATGAACCACATGATGTCGCTGATCCCCGGCGGGCAATGGGGCGCGCTGGCGTTCATGCTGGCGGTGCTGCTGCTGCTCGGCATGGTGCTCGACCCGGTCGGCATCATGCTGATCACGCTGCCGGTGTTTCTGCCGGTGGTGCAGCTCTATGGCTGGGATCCGATCTGGTTCGGGGTGATCTTCATCATCATGATGGAGATCGGCTACATGACGCCGCCGTTCGGCTTCAACCTGTTCTACCTGAAGGCGGTGGCGCCGCCCGACGTCACCATGAGCGACATCTACTGGTCGGTGATCCCGTACGTGCTGGTGACGATGCTCGGCGTGCTGATCATCATCGCGATCCCCGACATCGCGCTGTACTTCCCGAACCTGTTCTTCGGCAGGCCGGGCTGA
- a CDS encoding multidrug efflux RND transporter permease subunit: MNGISTPFIRYPIATSLLMAGILFLGLIAYPALPVAPLPQVDFPTIQISASLPGASPETMASSVATPLERQLAQIPGVSQMTSTSSLGSTAVTIQFDLNRNIDAAANDVQAAINAAGGQLPKNLPNPPTYRKVNPADAPILILSATSDTLPLTTVSDNADAKIAQQISQITGVAQVFIGGQQKPAIRIQVDPAKLMAKGLSLEEVRSQIAITTVDSPKGTLDAPTKSYTIYANDQLTESKDWNDVILAYRNGGPLRIRDIGRAVTGPEDAKTAAWANGKRGVFLVVFKQPGANVIDTVDHIKAELPRLVAGIPPAIKVEVMSDRTTTIRAAVEDVQFTLMLTIALVVMVIFLFLRSFWATIIPSVTVPLALLGACALMWAAGYTLDNLSLMALTISVGFVVDDAIVMLENIARHVEEGEKPFAAALKGAREIGFTIVSISISLVAVLIPLLFMGGIIGRLFREFAVTLAMAIGVSMLVSLTLTPMLASRFLRPATDVQHGRLYRWIEGGFEAMLRAYERGLDLVLRWRLTTLMVFFATVGLSVYLFVAIPKGFFPQQDVGLITAASEAAQDISFSAMKQRQEELGEIVMADPDVFSIAMFIGGSGSALNTGRMYITLKPRDERAASAQEIIARLRPKLEKVEGARLFMQAAQDVRLGGRPTRTQFEYTLQDANLAELNEWAPKVLAKMQGLPQLRDVATDQQTDGTTLTLTIDRDTAARFGIKPQLIDDTLYDAFGQRQVTQYFTQVNTYRIILEVLPELQGRLDTLNQIYVKSPTTGDQVPLSTFAKWTTVPVRPLSISHQGQFPATTISFNLAQGVALGEATAAVQAAMAEIGAPPTLIGSFQGTAQAFQQSLSTVPLLIIAALVVVYLILGILYESYIHPLTILSTLPSAGVGALAMLMLFGFDFSLIALIGIILLIGIVKKNGIMMVDFAITAERDEHLDPEQAIRKAALLRFRPIMMTTMAAMLGGVPLMLGTGTGSEIRQPLGYAMVGGLLVSQALTLFTTPVVYLYLDRLSNALTNWGRTHIPVDEDEDGGVKQAAE; encoded by the coding sequence ATGAACGGGATCTCGACGCCGTTCATCCGCTACCCGATCGCGACCTCGCTGCTGATGGCGGGGATCCTGTTCCTCGGTCTGATCGCCTATCCGGCGCTGCCGGTGGCACCGCTGCCGCAGGTCGACTTCCCGACCATCCAGATTTCCGCCAGCCTGCCCGGCGCCAGCCCGGAGACGATGGCCTCCTCGGTGGCGACCCCGCTGGAGCGCCAGCTCGCGCAGATCCCCGGCGTGTCGCAGATGACCTCGACAAGCTCGCTGGGCTCGACCGCGGTCACCATCCAGTTCGACCTCAACCGCAACATCGACGCCGCCGCCAACGACGTCCAGGCAGCGATCAACGCCGCCGGCGGCCAACTGCCGAAGAACCTGCCGAACCCGCCGACCTATCGCAAGGTCAACCCGGCCGACGCGCCGATCCTGATCCTGTCGGCGACCTCCGACACCCTGCCGCTGACCACCGTCAGCGACAATGCCGACGCCAAGATCGCCCAGCAGATCAGCCAGATCACCGGCGTCGCCCAGGTGTTCATCGGCGGTCAGCAGAAGCCGGCGATCCGCATCCAGGTCGACCCCGCCAAGCTGATGGCCAAGGGGCTGTCGCTGGAGGAGGTCCGCAGCCAGATCGCGATCACCACCGTCGACAGCCCGAAGGGCACGCTCGACGCGCCGACCAAGAGCTACACCATCTACGCCAACGACCAGCTCACCGAGTCCAAGGACTGGAACGACGTCATCCTCGCCTATCGCAACGGCGGCCCGCTGCGGATCCGCGACATCGGCCGCGCGGTGACCGGGCCGGAGGACGCCAAGACCGCCGCCTGGGCCAACGGCAAGCGCGGCGTGTTCCTGGTGGTGTTCAAGCAGCCCGGCGCCAACGTCATCGACACCGTCGATCACATCAAGGCGGAGCTGCCGCGGCTGGTCGCGGGCATTCCGCCGGCGATCAAGGTCGAGGTGATGAGCGACCGCACCACAACGATCCGCGCCGCGGTGGAGGACGTGCAATTCACCCTGATGCTCACCATCGCTCTGGTGGTGATGGTGATCTTCCTGTTCCTGCGCAGCTTCTGGGCCACCATCATTCCGAGCGTCACGGTGCCGCTGGCGCTGCTCGGCGCCTGCGCGCTGATGTGGGCGGCCGGCTACACGCTCGACAACCTGTCGCTGATGGCGCTGACGATTTCGGTCGGCTTCGTGGTCGACGACGCCATCGTGATGCTGGAGAACATCGCCCGTCACGTCGAAGAGGGCGAGAAGCCGTTCGCCGCGGCGCTGAAAGGCGCCCGCGAGATCGGCTTCACGATCGTTTCGATCAGCATCTCGCTGGTGGCGGTGCTGATCCCGCTGCTGTTCATGGGCGGCATCATCGGCCGGCTGTTCCGCGAATTCGCGGTGACGCTGGCGATGGCGATCGGGGTGTCGATGCTGGTGTCGCTGACGCTGACGCCGATGCTGGCGTCGCGTTTCCTGCGGCCGGCGACCGACGTCCAGCACGGCCGGCTGTATCGCTGGATCGAGGGCGGCTTCGAGGCGATGCTGCGCGCCTACGAGCGCGGGCTCGATCTGGTGCTGCGCTGGCGGCTGACGACGCTGATGGTGTTCTTCGCGACCGTCGGGCTCTCGGTGTATCTGTTCGTCGCGATCCCGAAAGGGTTCTTCCCGCAGCAGGACGTCGGTCTGATCACCGCCGCCTCGGAGGCCGCCCAGGACATCTCGTTCAGCGCGATGAAGCAGCGCCAGGAAGAACTCGGCGAGATCGTGATGGCCGATCCCGACGTGTTCAGCATCGCGATGTTCATCGGCGGCAGCGGCAGCGCGCTCAACACCGGGCGGATGTACATTACGCTGAAGCCGCGCGACGAGCGCGCGGCGAGCGCCCAGGAGATCATCGCGCGGCTGCGGCCGAAGCTGGAGAAGGTCGAGGGTGCCCGGCTGTTCATGCAGGCCGCGCAGGACGTCCGCCTCGGCGGCCGGCCGACCCGCACCCAGTTCGAATACACCCTGCAGGACGCCAATCTCGCCGAGCTCAACGAGTGGGCGCCGAAGGTGCTGGCCAAGATGCAGGGCCTGCCGCAGCTCCGCGACGTCGCCACCGACCAGCAGACCGATGGCACCACGCTGACGCTGACGATCGACCGCGACACCGCCGCCCGGTTCGGCATCAAGCCGCAACTGATCGACGACACGCTGTACGACGCGTTCGGCCAGCGCCAGGTGACGCAGTACTTCACCCAGGTGAACACCTACCGGATCATCCTCGAGGTGCTGCCGGAGCTGCAGGGCCGGCTCGATACGCTGAACCAGATCTACGTCAAATCGCCGACCACCGGCGATCAGGTGCCGCTATCGACCTTTGCGAAATGGACCACGGTGCCGGTGCGGCCGCTGTCGATCAGCCATCAGGGCCAGTTCCCCGCCACCACGATCAGCTTCAACCTGGCGCAAGGCGTGGCGCTCGGCGAGGCCACCGCGGCGGTGCAGGCGGCGATGGCCGAGATCGGCGCGCCGCCGACGCTGATCGGCAGCTTCCAGGGCACCGCGCAGGCGTTCCAGCAGTCGCTGTCGACCGTTCCGCTGTTGATCATCGCGGCGCTGGTGGTGGTCTATCTGATCCTCGGCATCCTGTACGAGAGCTACATCCACCCGCTGACGATTCTGTCGACCCTGCCCTCGGCGGGCGTCGGCGCGCTGGCGATGCTGATGCTGTTCGGCTTCGACTTCAGCCTGATCGCGCTGATCGGCATCATCCTGTTGATCGGCATCGTCAAGAAGAACGGCATCATGATGGTCGACTTCGCCATCACCGCCGAGCGCGACGAGCATCTCGATCCCGAGCAGGCGATCCGCAAGGCGGCGCTGCTCCGCTTCCGTCCGATCATGATGACCACGATGGCGGCGATGCTCGGCGGTGTGCCGCTGATGCTCGGCACCGGCACCGGCTCGGAGATCCGCCAGCCGCTCGGCTACGCCATGGTCGGCGGCCTTTTGGTCAGCCAGGCGCTGACGCTGTTCACCACCCCGGTGGTGTACCTGTATCTCGACCGCCTCTCCAACGCCCTGACCAATTGGGGCCGCACCCACATCCCGGTCGACGAGGACGAAGACGGCGGGGTCAAACAGGCGGCGGAGTGA
- a CDS encoding nucleotidyltransferase substrate binding protein, translating into MTDTKPDISLLKRALDRLIEGVARYQADISDTQIRDGLVQRFEFTYEIAHKMLKRYLEFAAPNPALIDGMSFQELIRTASEQGLLLGEWADWRGFREMRGKTSHTYNEDVALEVVGGIPRFIEEACVLYDRLAERLT; encoded by the coding sequence ATGACCGATACCAAACCAGACATTTCGCTGCTCAAGCGCGCGCTCGATCGCCTGATCGAGGGAGTGGCACGTTATCAGGCGGACATCTCCGATACTCAAATTCGCGACGGCTTGGTGCAGCGCTTCGAGTTCACCTATGAGATCGCGCACAAGATGCTGAAGCGCTATCTGGAATTCGCTGCGCCGAATCCTGCGCTGATCGACGGCATGAGCTTTCAGGAGTTGATCCGTACCGCGAGTGAACAGGGTCTATTGCTCGGAGAGTGGGCCGACTGGCGCGGCTTTCGCGAGATGCGCGGCAAGACCAGCCATACCTACAACGAGGACGTGGCGCTGGAAGTGGTCGGCGGCATTCCGCGCTTCATCGAGGAAGCCTGCGTGCTTTACGACCGTCTCGCCGAGCGGCTGACATGA
- a CDS encoding CaiB/BaiF CoA transferase family protein — protein MTAPTGPLAGIRILDLTSVLFGPYAAQILGDWGADVVKIEPLDGDMWRYTGLFRNRGMSGQFMAVNRNKRSLALDLKHPDGKAVLQRLIPTADVLLTNVRPAAMARLGFGYDACAALNSRLIYAAATGFGQDGPWAARPAFDEIIQAASGLASSIGSDDEPQFVPSLIGDKICGQALAGAVSAALFSRERTGKGQLVEVPMLETIAGFNSIEMLGGYTFDPPIGPAGYKRMKERKPVRTKDGWMTMLPYSGDNWCAFFAAVGRPELIEELQVRDPVARAENIDRIYAAMAEIAPSRTTAEWEELLLRLDVPHTAFAKISEIGEQEHLKAVGLFEAIDHPSEGSIRQARPATRFSEAPPNLHRPTPRLGEHSREVLLEAGYSTAEIDALVEAKAVGEG, from the coding sequence ATGACCGCACCGACCGGGCCGCTCGCCGGCATCCGCATTCTCGATCTCACCAGCGTGCTGTTCGGCCCCTATGCGGCGCAGATCCTCGGCGACTGGGGCGCCGACGTCGTCAAGATCGAACCCCTCGACGGCGACATGTGGCGCTACACCGGGCTGTTCCGGAACCGCGGCATGAGCGGCCAGTTCATGGCGGTGAACCGCAACAAGCGCAGCCTGGCGCTGGACCTGAAGCATCCCGACGGCAAGGCGGTGCTGCAGCGACTGATCCCGACCGCCGACGTGCTGCTCACCAACGTCCGCCCCGCCGCGATGGCGCGGCTCGGCTTCGGCTACGACGCGTGCGCGGCGCTCAATTCGCGGCTGATCTATGCGGCGGCGACCGGGTTCGGCCAGGACGGCCCGTGGGCGGCGCGGCCGGCATTCGACGAGATCATCCAGGCCGCCTCCGGCCTCGCGTCCTCGATCGGCTCGGACGACGAGCCGCAATTCGTGCCCAGCCTGATCGGCGACAAGATCTGCGGCCAGGCGCTCGCCGGCGCGGTGTCGGCGGCGCTGTTCAGCCGCGAGCGCACCGGCAAGGGCCAACTCGTCGAAGTGCCGATGCTGGAGACCATCGCCGGCTTCAACAGCATCGAGATGCTCGGCGGCTACACGTTCGATCCGCCGATCGGCCCCGCCGGCTACAAGCGGATGAAGGAGCGCAAGCCGGTCCGCACCAAGGACGGCTGGATGACGATGTTGCCGTATTCCGGCGACAACTGGTGCGCGTTCTTCGCGGCGGTCGGCCGCCCCGAACTGATCGAGGAGCTGCAGGTGCGCGACCCGGTGGCGCGCGCCGAGAACATCGACCGGATCTATGCTGCGATGGCCGAGATCGCGCCGAGCCGCACCACCGCGGAATGGGAGGAATTGCTGCTGCGCCTCGACGTGCCGCACACGGCGTTCGCCAAGATCAGCGAGATCGGCGAACAGGAGCATCTCAAAGCGGTCGGCCTGTTCGAAGCGATCGACCATCCGAGCGAAGGCAGCATCCGCCAGGCCCGCCCGGCGACGCGTTTTTCCGAAGCGCCGCCGAACCTGCACCGCCCGACCCCGCGCCTCGGCGAACATTCCCGCGAAGTGCTGCTGGAGGCCGGCTACAGCACCGCGGAGATCGACGCGCTGGTCGAGGCGAAGGCGGTGGGAGAGGGGTGA
- a CDS encoding nucleotidyltransferase family protein — MTPPMPKLDLRPEHRAMVHDILATQIPDRDVVVFGSRARGNAKPHSDLDLAVLGDDPLGLHKMAELKEAFEESDLPFKVDVVEWARTDARFREVIRRDAVRVQDGCAAAP; from the coding sequence ATGACGCCGCCGATGCCGAAGCTCGATCTGCGTCCCGAACACCGGGCGATGGTTCACGACATCCTAGCAACACAGATCCCGGACCGGGACGTCGTCGTGTTCGGGTCGCGAGCCCGCGGAAACGCCAAACCGCATTCCGATCTCGATCTCGCGGTGCTCGGCGACGACCCGCTCGGACTCCACAAGATGGCGGAGCTGAAGGAAGCGTTCGAGGAGTCCGACCTTCCATTCAAGGTGGATGTCGTCGAATGGGCGCGGACCGATGCGCGATTTCGCGAGGTGATCCGGCGCGACGCGGTGCGGGTGCAGGATGGCTGCGCGGCCGCTCCCTGA
- a CDS encoding AbrB/MazE/SpoVT family DNA-binding domain-containing protein, producing the protein MKVSRWGNSLAVRLPTALVDKLDLQEGDELNVVDVVERTLVVEKEDRRKAALERMAERKWKLPEGYRFDRDEANER; encoded by the coding sequence ATGAAGGTCTCCAGATGGGGCAATAGCCTCGCCGTCAGGCTGCCCACTGCGCTGGTGGACAAACTCGATCTGCAAGAGGGCGACGAGCTGAACGTGGTCGACGTCGTCGAACGGACGCTGGTGGTCGAGAAGGAAGACAGGAGGAAAGCCGCGCTGGAGCGCATGGCCGAGCGCAAGTGGAAGTTGCCCGAGGGCTATCGCTTCGATCGTGACGAGGCCAATGAGCGGTGA